A DNA window from Haliovirga abyssi contains the following coding sequences:
- a CDS encoding alpha-amylase family glycosyl hydrolase: protein MKKIILAVYMMVGIVAFGEIVWVKTDKITEDSAKIIFETDKNEIGYINGLKIDEVPKKSHYFYLDNLVPNSLNKVLIKADEDIKTIEIKTTIKNIDYSKTPDFLNNAIFYEIFVRAFADSNNDGIGDLNGITENLDYIKSLGVNGIWLMPINSSPSYHGYDVTDYYSINKEYGDLDDFKNLIKEAHKKGIKILMDLVLNHTSSKHPYFKLARKSKKAPYRDWYVWNDKPKSSEWYKNNDGEFYYSAFWSEMPDLNYHNPLVVSEAKNISDYWLNMGVDGFRLDAAKHIDDTDSKFTHEFWYSWRKSIKNTNKNAIIVAENWTNSNEIAPYYKEFDMNFNFDLSKMMIDTISRKKDMGLVDFINGIYKEYKMQNPNFVDAPFLTNHDMKRIMNHFIIKKYRDLQMKQISTMLFTMGGVPFIYYGEEIGQRGNKPDEHIREPFDWYKNMTGQYMAKWITPKDIKADDGVSVEEEKDIKSSLLNHYKKMIKLRNKYKVLRNYNISSINLKERKIYGYIKSDNKEKIIILFNFGRKNAEIKLEDLFKENECYDLYNNKKLIKKVEIPKYGFAILKKE, encoded by the coding sequence ATGAAAAAAATAATATTAGCAGTTTATATGATGGTAGGAATTGTTGCTTTTGGAGAAATTGTATGGGTGAAGACAGATAAAATAACAGAGGATAGTGCTAAAATAATATTCGAAACAGATAAAAATGAAATTGGATATATAAATGGGTTAAAAATAGATGAAGTTCCAAAAAAATCTCACTATTTTTATTTGGATAATCTAGTACCTAATTCTTTAAATAAAGTTTTAATAAAAGCAGATGAAGATATAAAAACAATAGAAATAAAAACAACAATAAAAAATATAGATTATTCAAAAACACCAGATTTTTTGAATAATGCGATATTTTATGAAATTTTTGTAAGGGCATTTGCAGATTCAAATAATGATGGAATTGGAGATTTAAATGGAATAACAGAAAATTTAGATTATATAAAATCTTTGGGAGTTAATGGAATTTGGCTTATGCCAATAAATTCTAGTCCAAGTTATCACGGATATGATGTGACAGATTATTATTCTATTAATAAAGAATATGGAGATTTAGATGATTTTAAAAATTTAATAAAAGAAGCGCATAAAAAAGGGATAAAAATTTTAATGGATTTAGTATTAAATCACACATCTTCAAAACATCCATATTTTAAATTGGCAAGAAAATCTAAAAAGGCACCATATAGAGATTGGTACGTGTGGAATGACAAACCCAAAAGTAGTGAATGGTATAAAAATAATGATGGAGAATTTTACTATTCTGCATTTTGGAGTGAAATGCCTGATTTGAATTATCATAATCCATTAGTGGTATCAGAAGCTAAAAATATATCTGATTATTGGCTAAATATGGGGGTAGATGGATTCAGATTAGATGCAGCAAAACATATAGACGATACAGATAGTAAATTTACTCATGAGTTTTGGTACAGCTGGAGAAAAAGTATAAAAAATACAAATAAAAATGCAATAATAGTAGCTGAAAATTGGACTAACTCTAACGAAATAGCTCCATATTATAAAGAATTTGATATGAATTTTAATTTTGATTTAAGCAAAATGATGATAGATACAATTTCTAGAAAAAAAGATATGGGATTAGTAGATTTTATTAATGGAATATATAAAGAGTATAAAATGCAAAATCCAAATTTTGTAGATGCTCCATTTTTGACAAATCATGATATGAAAAGAATTATGAACCATTTTATAATAAAAAAATATAGAGACTTACAAATGAAACAAATTTCAACTATGTTATTTACTATGGGTGGAGTTCCTTTTATATATTATGGTGAAGAGATAGGTCAAAGAGGAAATAAACCAGATGAGCATATTAGAGAGCCTTTTGACTGGTATAAAAATATGACAGGGCAATATATGGCAAAATGGATAACTCCAAAAGATATTAAAGCAGATGATGGGGTATCTGTAGAAGAAGAAAAAGATATAAAATCTTCTTTGTTAAACCATTATAAAAAAATGATAAAATTAAGAAATAAATATAAAGTGTTAAGGAATTACAATATATCTTCGATAAACTTAAAGGAGAGAAAAATATATGGATATATTAAAAGTGATAATAAAGAAAAAATAATAATTTTATTTAATTTTGGGAGAAAAAATGCCGAAATTAAATTAGAAGATCTATTTAAGGAAAACGAATGTTATGATCTGTACAACAATAAAAAATTAATTAAAAAGGTAGAAATTCCAAAATATGGGTTTGCTATTTTAAAAAAGGAGTGA
- the hisC gene encoding histidinol-phosphate transaminase, translating into MLKKLVNENIKNLEPYKVPDLDYNIKLDANENPYPMPEFLGENIKIDMEKEIFNALWNYYPDAQSKDLREELAKKLKLKKENIILGNGSDELILNLMLTYVSKGKKVLIHTPTFAMYKITTQIVNGEVIEVPLNSEDFSINKDEMIKNVIKDDVAMTFITYPNNPTGNLFEEKSIIEIIEKAKGLVVIDEAYSEFAGKSFVDKVSKYENIAILRTFSKAYGIAGLRIGYMVASEEVINEVNKVRLPYNINKITQIIALKVLKNSENMKKIVKDILEERERMEKELSEITEIKLYKSDSNALFFKTEKAEIIFSKMLENKILIRRFKGDLKNFIRISIGRRDENDKVLNIIKELFGKN; encoded by the coding sequence ATGTTGAAAAAATTAGTAAATGAGAATATAAAAAATTTAGAACCATATAAAGTTCCAGATTTAGATTATAATATAAAATTAGATGCAAATGAAAATCCTTATCCAATGCCTGAATTTTTAGGTGAAAACATAAAAATAGATATGGAAAAAGAGATTTTTAATGCTTTGTGGAATTATTATCCTGATGCACAATCTAAGGATTTAAGAGAAGAGCTAGCAAAAAAATTAAAATTAAAAAAAGAAAATATTATATTAGGTAATGGCTCTGATGAATTGATTTTAAATTTAATGTTGACTTATGTTTCAAAAGGTAAAAAGGTTTTAATTCATACTCCTACATTTGCTATGTATAAAATAACTACGCAAATAGTAAATGGTGAAGTAATAGAAGTGCCGTTAAATAGTGAAGATTTCTCTATAAATAAAGATGAAATGATAAAAAATGTTATAAAAGATGATGTAGCTATGACATTTATAACTTATCCAAATAATCCAACTGGAAATTTATTTGAAGAAAAATCTATAATTGAGATAATAGAAAAAGCAAAAGGATTAGTAGTTATTGATGAAGCTTATAGTGAATTTGCAGGTAAAAGTTTTGTAGATAAAGTATCAAAATATGAGAATATAGCTATACTTAGGACATTTTCAAAAGCATATGGTATAGCAGGTCTAAGAATAGGATATATGGTAGCAAGTGAAGAGGTAATAAATGAAGTGAATAAAGTGAGGTTGCCATATAATATAAATAAAATAACCCAAATAATTGCATTAAAAGTTTTGAAAAATAGTGAGAATATGAAAAAAATAGTAAAAGATATTTTAGAAGAAAGAGAAAGAATGGAAAAAGAATTATCTGAAATAACAGAAATAAAATTATATAAATCTGATTCAAATGCACTGTTTTTTAAGACAGAAAAAGCAGAAATTATATTTAGTAAAATGTTAGAAAATAAGATATTAATAAGAAGATTTAAAGGAGATTTGAAAAATTTTATAAGGATTTCAATAGGTAGAAGAGATGAGAATGATAAAGTTTTAAATATAATAAAAGAGTTGTTTGGAAAAAATTAA
- a CDS encoding Rpn family recombination-promoting nuclease/putative transposase — translation MCRINPRVDFAFKKLFGTESNKKLLIDLINSIVSEEDQVKELELKNPYNDKNFRNDKLSILDIKATDQRGQWYNIEMQVIDQEYFDKRALYYWARLYSGQLSAGVNYDNLKKTISINILNFRCLDEEKYHNIYKIINSESGKEFIDHLEIHFIELEKYDEKMSTMLDRWVNFLKKAEGYDKNRLPKELAEVESIKKAVELLDDMSLNYEERESYEARLKWLRDEEAAIKTAEKKGFAKGIKKGIEKGIEQGIEQGIEQGIEQGIEQGIEKGIENTAKEALKNGLSLEMISKITGLSETEILNLKK, via the coding sequence ATGTGTAGAATAAATCCAAGGGTAGATTTTGCGTTCAAAAAATTATTTGGGACAGAGTCAAACAAAAAATTATTAATAGATTTAATAAATTCAATAGTATCAGAAGAAGATCAAGTGAAAGAGTTAGAATTAAAAAATCCATATAATGATAAAAATTTCAGAAATGACAAATTGTCTATATTGGATATAAAAGCAACAGATCAAAGAGGGCAATGGTATAATATAGAGATGCAAGTAATTGATCAAGAATATTTTGATAAAAGAGCTTTATATTATTGGGCTAGATTGTACTCAGGACAGTTGTCTGCTGGCGTAAATTATGATAATTTAAAGAAAACTATAAGTATAAATATATTAAATTTTAGATGTTTAGATGAAGAAAAATATCATAATATATATAAGATAATAAATAGTGAAAGTGGAAAAGAATTTATAGACCATTTAGAGATACATTTTATAGAATTAGAAAAGTATGATGAAAAGATGAGTACAATGTTAGATAGATGGGTTAATTTTTTAAAAAAAGCAGAAGGATATGATAAAAATAGATTACCAAAAGAGTTAGCAGAAGTAGAAAGTATAAAAAAAGCAGTAGAATTGTTAGATGATATGTCATTAAATTATGAAGAACGAGAAAGTTATGAAGCAAGATTAAAATGGCTAAGAGATGAAGAAGCTGCAATAAAAACAGCTGAAAAAAAGGGATTTGCTAAAGGAATTAAAAAGGGCATTGAGAAAGGTATTGAACAGGGCATTGAACAAGGTATTGAACAGGGTATTGAACAAGGCATTGAACAGGGTATTGAAAAGGGTATTGAAAACACAGCAAAAGAAGCATTAAAAAATGGATTATCTTTAGAAATGATCTCTAAAATAACTGGTCTGAGCGAGACAGAGATTTTAAATTTAAAAAAATAA
- a CDS encoding response regulator yields the protein MKFLVVEDDFVSRNLLVRYLRKYGESDVAVNGREGLDIYKLEVEEKRSYDLIFLDIMTPEMDGMEFLEEIRKFEKEKGILGMNGAKIVMTTALGDMDHVKKAFRYQVESYLIKPIEVSKIEEIIKGITE from the coding sequence ATGAAATTTTTAGTTGTGGAGGATGATTTTGTTAGTAGAAATTTATTAGTAAGGTATTTAAGAAAATATGGAGAATCTGATGTAGCGGTTAATGGTAGAGAAGGGCTTGATATATATAAGCTTGAAGTTGAAGAAAAAAGGAGTTACGATCTAATTTTTTTAGATATAATGACTCCTGAGATGGATGGAATGGAATTTTTAGAAGAGATAAGAAAATTTGAAAAAGAAAAAGGGATACTTGGAATGAATGGAGCAAAGATTGTTATGACAACAGCATTAGGCGATATGGATCATGTGAAAAAAGCATTTAGGTATCAGGTAGAAAGTTACCTGATAAAACCAATTGAAGTATCGAAAATTGAAGAAATTATAAAAGGAATAACAGAATAG
- a CDS encoding HD domain-containing phosphohydrolase — MKNYFDDIEDKNEVQKYLIGTIENNFEIVIITNNDGVISYISKSGENYTGYELIDIEEKSIFDFIKGKTIRDKFLKKSLNKTSVEFKLKKRGIRNFKITIYKIETNKYIWYFTDITMEVKKIETILESLSLRNIIYNIMEEFIFSFQILVGDKLTSLYEVNSSLEKVLGYNREELYKKKVVDIIKCDFNKMISKLYSEKQFTEETLLIKSNGDELPIKAKFILLEGYEPKTVVVIARDISVEKEVKSLLLENIKNNDIMVDNIVETMSKIVEKRDPYTVGHQKSVSEISVKIGKEMGFSKDRLRGLEIAGILHDLGKVAIPIEILTKPGKLMEEEFNLIKKHSEIGYDILKDIKFPWEIAEFVLQHHERINGSGYPLGLKGDNISLESKILAVADVIDAMASHRPYRAALGLKSAMEEIEGKKGILYDERVVNSAIKVLGKGEKL; from the coding sequence ATGAAAAATTATTTTGATGATATAGAAGATAAAAATGAAGTTCAAAAATATTTAATAGGTACAATTGAGAATAATTTTGAAATTGTGATTATAACTAATAATGATGGGGTGATTAGTTATATTAGTAAAAGCGGGGAAAACTATACAGGATATGAGTTAATAGATATAGAAGAAAAATCTATTTTTGATTTTATAAAAGGCAAAACTATACGAGATAAATTTTTGAAAAAGAGTTTAAATAAAACAAGTGTTGAATTCAAATTAAAAAAAAGAGGTATAAGAAATTTTAAAATTACAATTTATAAAATAGAGACTAATAAATATATATGGTATTTTACAGATATAACTATGGAAGTAAAAAAAATAGAAACAATTTTAGAAAGTTTATCATTGAGAAATATAATATATAATATTATGGAAGAATTTATTTTTAGTTTTCAAATATTAGTGGGAGATAAACTAACATCTCTTTACGAAGTAAACAGTTCATTAGAAAAAGTATTAGGATACAATAGAGAAGAATTATATAAAAAGAAAGTTGTTGATATAATAAAATGTGACTTTAATAAGATGATATCTAAATTATATAGTGAAAAACAATTCACAGAAGAAACTTTATTAATCAAAAGTAATGGAGATGAGTTACCTATAAAGGCGAAGTTTATATTATTAGAAGGTTATGAACCCAAAACAGTTGTTGTAATCGCACGAGATATCTCTGTAGAGAAAGAAGTTAAGAGTTTATTATTAGAAAATATAAAAAACAATGACATAATGGTTGATAATATAGTAGAAACAATGTCGAAAATCGTAGAAAAAAGGGACCCTTATACTGTTGGACATCAAAAATCTGTTTCAGAAATATCTGTGAAAATAGGAAAAGAGATGGGATTTTCAAAAGATAGATTAAGAGGATTGGAAATAGCTGGAATTTTGCATGATTTAGGAAAAGTAGCTATTCCAATAGAAATATTAACTAAACCAGGAAAACTAATGGAAGAGGAATTTAACTTGATAAAAAAACATTCTGAAATTGGATATGATATATTAAAAGATATAAAATTTCCTTGGGAAATAGCAGAGTTTGTATTACAACATCATGAAAGAATTAATGGAAGTGGATACCCTTTAGGGTTAAAAGGAGATAATATTTCATTAGAAAGTAAAATATTAGCAGTAGCAGATGTGATTGATGCTATGGCATCTCATAGGCCGTATAGAGCAGCTTTAGGATTAAAATCTGCTATGGAAGAAATAGAGGGGAAAAAGGGAATTTTATATGATGAGAGAGTTGTGAATTCTGCAATAAAAGTTTTGGGAAAAGGGGAAAAATTATGA
- a CDS encoding response regulator, whose amino-acid sequence MKKILVVDDDYLSKNLLSRIFKGSFIVEGASNGKEAIEKFRRENYDIVFLDIMMPLMTGMEVLKKIREYEKEKKVIESEKSVIIIVTALGEIENIETAYEMGCDLYLKKPITIKNLREKLGELGIELKKI is encoded by the coding sequence ATGAAAAAAATATTAGTTGTAGATGATGATTATTTAAGTAAAAATCTTTTGAGTAGAATATTTAAAGGAAGTTTTATAGTCGAAGGAGCTTCAAATGGAAAAGAAGCTATTGAGAAATTTAGAAGAGAAAATTATGATATTGTATTTTTAGATATAATGATGCCGTTGATGACAGGGATGGAGGTTCTTAAAAAAATTAGAGAATATGAAAAAGAAAAAAAAGTAATTGAATCAGAGAAATCAGTAATAATAATAGTGACAGCATTAGGCGAAATAGAAAACATAGAAACAGCATATGAAATGGGATGTGATTTGTATTTGAAAAAACCAATTACAATAAAAAATTTAAGAGAAAAATTAGGAGAATTAGGGATTGAGTTAAAAAAAATATAG
- a CDS encoding response regulator translates to MDEKIGVKENGIPYKILIVDDSPLIHKMIKKGLLPLGFEVVGDAKNGKEGVELYKKLNPDLVTMDVTMPIMDGVAASEEIMKINPNANILMLSAMGDNDIKKQAEEKGVRNFITKPFKKENLAKSVMDTLGMA, encoded by the coding sequence ATGGATGAGAAAATAGGAGTAAAGGAAAATGGAATACCTTATAAAATATTGATTGTAGATGATTCACCATTAATTCATAAAATGATAAAAAAGGGATTGTTGCCTTTAGGTTTTGAGGTAGTAGGAGATGCTAAAAATGGAAAAGAAGGGGTAGAATTGTATAAAAAGCTAAATCCAGATTTAGTAACAATGGATGTAACAATGCCAATAATGGATGGAGTGGCGGCTTCAGAAGAAATAATGAAAATTAATCCAAATGCCAATATATTAATGTTAAGTGCTATGGGAGATAATGATATAAAAAAACAAGCTGAAGAAAAAGGAGTTAGAAATTTTATAACAAAACCATTTAAGAAAGAAAATTTAGCTAAAAGTGTAATGGATACTTTAGGAATGGCTTAA
- a CDS encoding chemotaxis protein CheX, which yields MAVNLEYINPFLSSVINVMNEMIDEKPIKSEVKMQKTNFKSEGISTIVGITEGGKGNIIIDMKQETAIKIAEIVNEEEYGKLTDFVFITLAEIGNMIAGNGITVINNKNSKLNLRLTPPSIFAGDDLEIDSPKLSSIGVKFKLSFGEISLNVAFEGVEV from the coding sequence ATGGCTGTAAATTTAGAATATATTAATCCATTTTTAAGTTCAGTTATAAATGTTATGAATGAAATGATTGATGAAAAACCTATAAAAAGTGAAGTTAAAATGCAAAAAACTAATTTTAAATCAGAAGGGATATCTACTATTGTAGGGATTACTGAAGGCGGGAAAGGGAATATAATAATTGATATGAAACAAGAAACTGCAATAAAAATAGCAGAAATAGTAAATGAAGAAGAGTATGGCAAATTAACAGATTTTGTATTTATAACATTAGCTGAGATAGGCAATATGATAGCTGGAAATGGGATAACTGTGATTAATAATAAAAATTCAAAATTAAATTTAAGATTAACTCCTCCAAGTATATTCGCAGGAGATGATTTAGAGATTGATTCCCCAAAATTATCATCAATAGGAGTTAAGTTTAAATTGAGTTTTGGAGAAATTTCTTTAAATGTTGCATTTGAAGGGGTGGAGGTGTAA
- a CDS encoding chemotaxis protein CheX codes for MSINVELINPFIKGTSNVLEQFGIIEIKKGKIVKKNRLDSKYPVTIVVGIVGELKGNITYNLSLETSKKLVSAMMMGMEVVEMDEMAKSALSELSNMITGNAASIFESMGKVIDISPPTLITGKNIIAWISQVETIALELVMPIGIIELNIGLEI; via the coding sequence ATGTCGATAAATGTAGAGTTGATAAACCCATTTATAAAGGGGACAAGTAATGTATTGGAACAATTTGGAATAATAGAAATAAAAAAAGGTAAAATTGTAAAAAAAAATAGATTAGATTCAAAATATCCAGTTACAATTGTTGTTGGGATTGTTGGAGAATTAAAAGGGAATATAACATATAATCTATCTTTAGAAACTTCAAAAAAATTAGTTTCCGCTATGATGATGGGAATGGAAGTTGTTGAAATGGATGAAATGGCAAAAAGTGCATTATCAGAATTATCTAATATGATTACAGGTAATGCAGCATCAATTTTTGAGTCAATGGGAAAAGTAATAGATATTTCACCACCTACTTTAATTACAGGAAAAAATATAATCGCTTGGATAAGTCAAGTTGAAACTATTGCGTTAGAACTTGTAATGCCTATTGGAATTATTGAGCTGAATATAGGATTGGAGATTTAA
- a CDS encoding sensor histidine kinase: MDNLMNFFEENYEAIIVMDKTGIVENINKVGLKQIGYNKEDIIGHHLSKFSKNYSEELYNKMLRKVIKNKRYNDIFYFREKSGKEIIWDSHLYLWRNSGDEKIVKVAKNISKKLKLEECLRESHERFFQAFEKSPIGIVLISEDMKIIEENESFKNILEISDNRYLKRNFKKNIYVDDIEKIENGLKESKKYENTKKIDIRIVTQKRNLRDISLTISYTKQVEIEKEFFILQLEDITNEKITNEKLKLLIKESQSLNKIKDSLLSNISHEFRTPLNRISIALDLLIEEIGKGTAENDLIQIIKKSMNNILEYLENIILMSKIVSKSLTYNLEKFQTKEIIDGILDIKEKNIGNKNVKFEINDKKLGDKIIWGDKEKILKIVSEIVKNSIIFTQIGYIKINLGIVENMLEIKVKDTGIGIPEDIKERMFNILEQGDMSYKKSHSGIGIGLSITKTYVEGLGGTIDFITEVGKGTEFKVMIPIEIIKVGKIDI; encoded by the coding sequence ATGGATAATTTAATGAATTTCTTTGAAGAAAATTATGAGGCAATTATTGTTATGGATAAAACAGGTATTGTAGAGAATATAAATAAAGTTGGATTAAAACAAATAGGATATAATAAAGAAGATATAATAGGACATCATCTTTCAAAATTCAGTAAAAATTATTCTGAAGAATTATATAATAAAATGTTGAGAAAAGTTATAAAAAATAAAAGATATAATGATATATTTTATTTCAGAGAAAAATCAGGGAAAGAAATTATTTGGGATTCGCATCTATATCTTTGGAGAAATTCAGGAGATGAAAAAATAGTAAAAGTGGCTAAAAATATTTCTAAAAAATTAAAATTAGAAGAGTGTTTGAGAGAATCGCACGAAAGATTTTTTCAAGCTTTTGAAAAATCACCAATAGGAATAGTATTAATTTCTGAAGATATGAAAATAATAGAAGAAAATGAAAGTTTTAAAAATATATTAGAGATTAGTGATAATAGATATTTAAAAAGAAATTTTAAAAAAAATATATATGTAGATGATATAGAAAAAATAGAAAACGGTTTAAAAGAATCAAAGAAGTATGAAAATACAAAAAAAATAGATATTAGGATAGTTACACAAAAAAGAAATTTAAGAGATATATCTTTAACCATAAGTTATACAAAACAAGTAGAAATAGAAAAAGAATTTTTTATTTTGCAACTAGAGGATATTACAAATGAAAAAATTACAAATGAAAAATTAAAATTATTGATAAAAGAATCTCAATCTTTAAATAAAATAAAAGATAGTTTATTAAGTAATATTTCGCATGAATTTAGAACTCCATTAAATAGGATTTCAATAGCATTAGATTTATTAATTGAAGAGATAGGCAAAGGTACAGCAGAAAATGATTTGATACAAATAATAAAAAAATCTATGAATAATATTTTGGAATATTTGGAAAATATAATTTTAATGAGTAAGATAGTTTCTAAAAGTTTAACATATAATCTTGAAAAGTTTCAAACAAAAGAGATAATTGATGGAATTTTAGATATAAAAGAAAAAAACATAGGAAATAAAAATGTGAAATTTGAAATTAATGATAAAAAATTAGGAGACAAAATTATTTGGGGAGATAAAGAAAAAATATTAAAGATAGTTTCAGAAATAGTTAAAAATAGTATAATATTTACTCAAATTGGATATATAAAAATAAATTTGGGAATAGTTGAAAATATGTTAGAAATTAAAGTAAAAGATACAGGAATAGGGATTCCAGAAGATATAAAAGAAAGAATGTTTAATATATTAGAACAAGGAGATATGAGTTATAAAAAAAGTCATAGTGGGATAGGCATAGGTCTATCTATAACCAAAACATATGTTGAAGGATTAGGTGGAACAATAGATTTTATTACTGAAGTTGGAAAAGGTACAGAATTTAAAGTAATGATTCCTATAGAAATTATTAAAGTAGGCAAAATAGATATATAA
- a CDS encoding Hpt domain-containing protein, with the protein MDMNMFMDEFVSDISEILENLELDTIELEKNGKDKEILNRIFRSFHSLKGMCGTMGFHKMESTSHLVEDLIQDIREDKIESNQEIIDVILYDRDIIEKLYKSIMETGKEKEIETETEELKLKLDKIRGINDDKKDDKKSRDMATNRVKIRFIGDSYKKDMISSALKMGLKLHEMTIKLNKNSDMPLVRGFMVYSSILKEARIIYSNPSYESLLEGEEVEETFDFKVIFTTNKKIIDLKNRVRKLVDVESIKVSEVIEYGKTIKDKYLINEEWESGSFKPFTLEEIVEMTDEFDYEYEENLIKELKIKISSSDDKKTDLMFMQEIYSRLHQIENIFKIYKIKLLADIFKDLKIKFDNNIKNEKITENIKKLIISGCEFSELYLETIGK; encoded by the coding sequence ATGGATATGAATATGTTTATGGATGAGTTTGTAAGTGATATAAGTGAAATATTAGAAAATTTAGAATTAGATACTATTGAATTAGAAAAAAATGGAAAAGATAAAGAGATATTAAATAGAATATTTCGTAGTTTTCATTCATTAAAAGGGATGTGTGGAACTATGGGATTTCATAAAATGGAGTCGACATCTCATCTTGTAGAAGATTTAATTCAAGATATTAGAGAAGATAAAATAGAATCAAATCAAGAAATAATTGATGTTATACTTTATGATAGAGATATAATAGAGAAATTATATAAATCAATTATGGAAACTGGCAAAGAAAAAGAGATAGAGACAGAGACAGAAGAATTAAAATTGAAATTAGATAAAATAAGAGGGATTAATGATGACAAAAAAGATGATAAAAAAAGCAGGGATATGGCTACAAATAGAGTGAAAATAAGGTTTATAGGAGATTCGTATAAAAAAGATATGATATCTTCTGCCTTGAAAATGGGATTGAAATTACATGAAATGACAATTAAATTAAATAAAAATTCAGATATGCCTTTGGTAAGAGGGTTTATGGTATATTCATCTATATTGAAAGAGGCAAGAATAATATATTCTAACCCTAGTTATGAGAGTTTATTAGAAGGTGAGGAGGTAGAGGAGACATTTGACTTTAAAGTTATATTTACTACAAACAAAAAAATAATAGATTTAAAAAATAGGGTAAGAAAACTTGTAGATGTAGAGTCGATAAAAGTTTCGGAAGTTATTGAATATGGCAAAACTATAAAAGATAAATATTTGATTAATGAAGAATGGGAATCGGGAAGTTTTAAGCCATTTACTCTTGAAGAGATAGTTGAGATGACAGATGAATTTGATTACGAATATGAAGAAAATTTAATAAAAGAATTAAAAATAAAAATTAGTAGTAGTGATGATAAAAAAACAGATTTAATGTTTATGCAGGAGATATATTCACGATTGCATCAAATAGAAAATATTTTTAAAATTTACAAAATAAAATTACTTGCAGACATATTTAAAGATTTAAAAATAAAGTTTGATAATAATATAAAAAATGAAAAAATAACAGAAAATATAAAAAAATTAATTATTTCTGGTTGTGAATTTTCTGAGCTTTACTTAGAAACGATTGGAAAATAG